TCCAGCGTTGACATACCCTTTCTCCTCATCGCCCTCAAGAGCACCTCTGATATGATACGACTCATTCGTCTGATCGAGAAAAGCAGCAGGTGTCTCTGCTGTGAGTCGTTCGACGTAAGGACCATCAAGGACACGTCGGACGAATCCGACGGAACGTCCGATGATGCGTGTATCGGTATCGGTCGCCTCCATTAAGTGCGCCTTGTATGCCGAATGAACCTTCGCCTCTTCCGTCGCGATCAACCGTGTTCCGAGTTGG
This region of Exiguobacterium acetylicum DSM 20416 genomic DNA includes:
- a CDS encoding NAD(P)H-dependent flavin oxidoreductase — translated: INSPLELTTLTLIPQLVDRVNLPVLAAGGIGDGRGLAAVLLLGAAGAQLGTRLIATEEAKVHSAYKAHLMEATDTDTRIIGRSVGFVRRVLDGPYVERLTAETPAAFLDQTNESYHIRGALEGDEEKGYVNAGLVAGLIHDVPTVAELFTRMMTEAEEQLKQTTTRFTT